A window from Cryptomeria japonica chromosome 1, Sugi_1.0, whole genome shotgun sequence encodes these proteins:
- the LOC131036074 gene encoding tobamovirus multiplication protein 2B: MAKSAREGTKGMVSDQISQAVLSTSNLLHLMQESSPAQGLVRLPKNLLGKAPNIKNTEQVLHQMPHVISSLDAHLDKALQCASELQTIRRLLVNKESSSTRLSIPSDEDSATQT, translated from the exons ATGGCAAAGTCAGCACGTGAAGGAACAAAGGGCATGGTTTCTGATCAGATATCTCAAGCTGTTTTGTCAACATCCAATTTGCTTCACTTAATGCAAGAATCATCCCCAGCTCAG GGCCTTGTGAGACTTCCAAAGAATCTACTTGGAAAAGCACCAAATATTAAAAACACTGAACAG GTGCTGCATCAAATGCCTCATGTCATCTCCTCTTTGGATGCCCATCTAGACAAAGCATTGCAGTG TGCATCAGAACTTCAAACTATAAGGCGTTTGCTTGTAAATAAAGAGAGCAGTTCTACACGTTTATCCATCCCAAGTGATGAAGATTCTGCCACTCAAACGTGA